In the genome of Nitrospiraceae bacterium, one region contains:
- a CDS encoding ABC transporter substrate-binding protein, with product MRTTTGQALKLLRDRELKKPERMDELVTRLKKIADARFDYGEMAKRSLGIQLNRLGEKEQQEFVDLFTEFLTATYVEKIHTYSGEEVTFLNERLEGNYAEVKTVMIGKKTDTPMDYRLMMKGGDWKAYDVVVDGISLVQNYRTQFTAILRSSSYDQLVVTLRNKIAQHNVKTSISEASTSSH from the coding sequence ATGAGGACTACCACCGGTCAAGCGCTCAAACTATTGCGGGATCGAGAGCTGAAGAAACCAGAGCGCATGGATGAGCTTGTCACGCGGCTCAAGAAGATCGCTGATGCCCGCTTCGACTACGGGGAAATGGCCAAACGGTCACTGGGGATCCAGTTGAACAGATTAGGAGAGAAGGAACAGCAAGAGTTTGTCGACCTGTTCACGGAGTTTTTGACAGCAACCTATGTAGAGAAGATACACACCTACTCTGGAGAAGAGGTGACGTTTCTCAACGAACGGCTCGAAGGAAACTATGCGGAGGTGAAGACCGTGATGATTGGGAAGAAAACGGACACTCCCATGGACTACAGGCTCATGATGAAAGGCGGCGACTGGAAAGCGTACGATGTGGTGGTGGACGGAATCAGCCTCGTCCAGAATTATCGAACGCAGTTCACAGCGATTCTTCGTTCATCATCATACGACCAGTTAGTCGTGACTCTGCGCAATAAGATTGCGCAACATAACGTGAAGACCAGCATTTCAGAAGCGAGCACGTCATCCCACTAG
- a CDS encoding radical SAM protein yields the protein MFPAYTKAFGTFDHAFPLMGPVKAFMPPQGILLIAALMPREWQVRFVDENIRPVMESELDWADAVLVSGMHIQRRQILDLVRRAHREGKVVALGGPSVSAAPEHYAEIDLLHCGEVGDGTLELFCRLDETVARPERQIVYRTVDRLPMTDFPTPAYHLIDIRQYLLGCVQYSSGCPFTCEFCDIPALYGRNPRLKSPHQILAELDQLADGGTPSIYFVDDNFIANPRAALDLLPHLVEWQRRRDCSVRLSCELTLNVAEYPEILKLMRDAFMTNVFCGIETVEPAALRAMKKTQNLRTPMLQAVDTINSYGIEVAAGIILGLDTDTPETPDAILEFIEASQIPIVTPNLLVALPHTPLYERLRKVGRLNSGEGRDSNIEYLQPYEDVAASWKRVIREVYEPRKIYERYATQARKTYPYRKRPTRPLEQLTWVNVRRALDIFSRIARQVGISSDYRAEFWKMAWRELCRGNIESVFQIAMVAHHLITFGRECLTRDVQVSAYSARRREEQDPVLLSRDLLSLSPTGSRQAAT from the coding sequence GTGTTTCCTGCCTACACGAAGGCGTTCGGCACCTTCGATCACGCCTTTCCTCTGATGGGTCCCGTCAAGGCCTTCATGCCGCCACAGGGGATCCTCCTTATCGCAGCGCTCATGCCCCGGGAATGGCAAGTCCGATTCGTTGATGAGAACATCCGCCCAGTGATGGAGAGCGAGCTAGACTGGGCCGACGCCGTCCTTGTGTCGGGCATGCACATCCAACGCAGGCAGATTCTTGATCTCGTGCGCCGCGCCCATCGCGAAGGGAAGGTGGTCGCCCTCGGCGGGCCATCAGTCTCCGCGGCGCCCGAGCACTACGCGGAGATCGATCTCCTCCATTGCGGCGAGGTGGGCGACGGGACACTCGAGTTGTTCTGCCGGCTCGACGAGACCGTGGCGCGCCCCGAGCGGCAGATCGTGTACCGTACGGTCGACCGTCTTCCGATGACCGACTTCCCGACACCTGCCTATCACCTGATCGACATCCGCCAGTATCTCCTCGGGTGCGTCCAATATTCCAGCGGCTGCCCCTTCACCTGCGAGTTCTGCGACATTCCCGCGCTCTACGGGAGAAACCCCAGGCTCAAGAGCCCGCACCAGATCTTGGCAGAGCTCGATCAGCTCGCCGATGGCGGGACGCCGTCGATCTACTTTGTAGACGATAACTTCATCGCGAATCCCCGAGCCGCACTGGACCTTCTACCGCACCTCGTCGAGTGGCAGCGGCGCCGCGATTGTTCCGTTCGGCTCTCCTGCGAGCTCACGCTGAACGTCGCCGAGTACCCCGAGATCCTGAAGCTCATGCGCGACGCCTTTATGACGAACGTCTTCTGCGGCATCGAAACGGTGGAGCCAGCCGCTTTGCGTGCCATGAAAAAGACCCAGAACCTCCGCACGCCGATGCTCCAGGCCGTGGACACGATCAATAGTTACGGAATCGAAGTCGCCGCCGGGATCATCCTTGGTCTGGACACCGACACCCCTGAGACACCGGATGCGATCCTGGAGTTTATCGAGGCCTCCCAAATCCCGATCGTGACGCCGAATCTGCTCGTCGCCCTCCCACATACGCCGCTCTACGAGCGGCTCCGCAAGGTGGGCCGCCTGAACTCGGGTGAAGGGCGTGACTCGAACATCGAATACCTGCAGCCTTACGAGGACGTGGCAGCGAGCTGGAAGCGGGTGATCCGCGAGGTGTACGAGCCGCGAAAGATCTATGAGCGATACGCGACCCAGGCGAGGAAGACGTATCCGTACCGTAAGCGGCCGACCCGTCCACTAGAGCAGCTTACCTGGGTCAATGTCCGGCGCGCGCTCGATATCTTCTCGCGCATCGCCCGGCAGGTCGGCATCTCTAGCGATTACCGGGCTGAGTTCTGGAAGATGGCCTGGAGGGAGCTGTGCCGAGGGAACATCGAGTCGGTGTTCCAGATCGCGATGGTCGCACATCACCTGATCACCTTCGGTCGCGAGTGCCTCACCCGCGACGTGCAGGTCTCTGCGTATTCCGCCCGTCGGCGCGAGGAACAGGATCCGGTACTGCTTTCACGTGATCTCCTTTCCCTGTCTCCAACCGGCAGTCGTCAAGCGGCCACGTAA
- the groL gene encoding chaperonin GroEL (60 kDa chaperone family; promotes refolding of misfolded polypeptides especially under stressful conditions; forms two stacked rings of heptamers to form a barrel-shaped 14mer; ends can be capped by GroES; misfolded proteins enter the barrel where they are refolded when GroES binds), whose product MAKQLLYSEAARASILRGVNQLADAVKATLGPKGRNAILDKKFGAPTITKDGVTVAKEVELKNPYENMGAQLVREVASKTSDTAGDGTTTATVLAQAIYREGAKNITAGANPMEIKRGVDQAVEAVVAELKKLSKPCQDKKEISQVGTISANNDKTIGDLIAEAMEKVGKDGVITVEEAKSMTTSLDVVEGMQFDRGYISPYFVTNAERMECSVEEPLILINEKKVSSMKDLLPILEQVAKMGKPLVIIAEEVEGEALATLVVNKLRGTLNVAAVKAPGFGDRRKAMLEDIAILTGGQVISEDLGIKLENVKLTDLGRAKRVTIDKDNTTIVEGYGDPKKIEGRVKQIKAQIEETTSDYDREKLQERLAKIVGGVAVINVGAATETEMKEKKARVEDALHATKAAVEEGIVPGGGVAYLRCIPALDSVKLVPEQQVGVNIVRRALEEPIRQIAANAGAEGSVIVEKVRADKNANSGFNAATEEYVDMIKAGIIDPTKVSRCALQNAASVAGLMLTTEVMITEIPEEKKEPVGGHGHSHGMEGMY is encoded by the coding sequence ATGGCAAAGCAACTACTGTATAGCGAGGCAGCTCGGGCCTCCATTCTCAGGGGGGTCAACCAGCTCGCCGACGCCGTGAAGGCGACCCTCGGTCCCAAGGGCCGGAACGCCATTCTCGATAAGAAGTTCGGCGCCCCGACCATCACCAAGGACGGCGTCACGGTCGCGAAGGAAGTCGAACTCAAGAATCCCTACGAAAACATGGGTGCTCAGCTTGTCCGCGAAGTCGCAAGCAAGACCAGCGACACTGCGGGTGACGGCACCACGACTGCCACGGTGTTGGCTCAGGCCATCTATCGCGAAGGTGCGAAGAACATCACGGCTGGCGCCAATCCGATGGAAATCAAGCGCGGCGTCGATCAGGCGGTGGAAGCGGTTGTGGCCGAGCTGAAGAAGCTCAGCAAGCCCTGCCAGGACAAGAAAGAAATTTCCCAGGTCGGCACCATTTCCGCGAACAACGACAAGACCATCGGCGACCTGATCGCGGAAGCGATGGAGAAGGTCGGCAAGGACGGCGTGATTACGGTCGAAGAAGCCAAGTCGATGACCACGTCCTTGGACGTCGTCGAAGGCATGCAGTTCGATCGTGGGTACATCTCTCCCTATTTCGTCACCAACGCCGAGCGGATGGAATGTTCAGTCGAAGAGCCGCTCATCCTCATCAACGAAAAGAAAGTCAGCAGCATGAAGGATCTCCTCCCGATCCTCGAGCAGGTGGCCAAGATGGGCAAGCCGCTCGTGATCATCGCGGAAGAAGTTGAAGGCGAAGCGCTGGCGACCCTCGTGGTGAACAAGCTCCGCGGCACGCTGAACGTCGCGGCCGTGAAGGCTCCGGGCTTCGGCGATCGCCGGAAGGCCATGTTGGAGGACATCGCCATCCTCACGGGTGGCCAGGTGATTTCTGAAGATCTTGGCATTAAGCTGGAGAACGTGAAGCTCACCGACCTCGGCCGTGCCAAACGTGTGACGATCGATAAGGACAACACCACGATCGTCGAGGGCTACGGCGACCCGAAGAAGATCGAGGGCCGCGTGAAGCAGATCAAGGCCCAGATCGAAGAGACGACCTCGGACTACGATCGCGAGAAGCTGCAGGAGCGGCTTGCCAAGATCGTGGGCGGTGTGGCCGTCATCAACGTCGGCGCCGCGACCGAGACCGAAATGAAGGAAAAGAAAGCCCGTGTCGAAGACGCGCTGCACGCGACGAAAGCAGCTGTCGAAGAGGGCATCGTTCCTGGCGGCGGTGTCGCCTATCTCCGCTGCATCCCTGCGCTGGATTCGGTCAAACTGGTGCCGGAACAACAGGTGGGCGTCAACATCGTTCGACGCGCCTTGGAGGAACCGATTCGCCAGATTGCGGCCAATGCCGGAGCAGAAGGATCGGTGATCGTCGAAAAGGTTCGCGCCGACAAGAATGCCAACTCCGGCTTCAATGCGGCGACGGAAGAGTATGTCGACATGATCAAGGCCGGCATCATCGACCCGACCAAGGTGTCGCGCTGCGCGTTGCAGAACGCGGCCAGCGTCGCGGGCTTGATGCTCACGACCGAAGTCATGATCACTGAAATCCCTGAAGAGAAGAAAGAGCCGGTTGGTGGCCATGGCCACAGCCACGGCATGGAAGGGATGTACTAA